Proteins encoded by one window of Bacillus rossius redtenbacheri isolate Brsri chromosome 14, Brsri_v3, whole genome shotgun sequence:
- the LOC134538692 gene encoding rootletin-like isoform X2: MFVQQATICYLMANSERYWVDNSLSVVRKGKGDEKGRADAPPEGDVPGPSGDAVRRDVTPVESHTTRSTESGTQTQELCSGIKLRPLEREILKRFLKVKNQTLKTSQRQHKTDELQRRLQRRQQEASARRTEAVRREGEVELQRFAVQLQVRDLKGQGAGQVQQQQQQLQQLLREDKALAKQLLTLERGKEEAEEAEKELACGCRAVERTRLELEAERQALDLQKRTLQRALGTVRRTHEASSATACDLKEALEDLRAHLAENPVRARKLRQEVEKVLAVVYAEISRENALEKILHPPGGMTST, encoded by the exons ATGTTTGTGCAACAGGCAAC gatatGTTACCTGATGGCGAACAGCGAGAGGTACTGGGTGGACAACAGCCTCTCGGTAGTACGCAAGGGCAAGGGAGACGAGAAGGGCAGAGCAGACGCCCCGCCGGAGGGCGATGTGCCAGGGCCCAGCGGCGACGCCGTGCGTCGTGACGTCACACCCGTCGAGTCCCACACGACACGTTCGACCGAGTCGGGAACCCAGACCCAG GAGCTGTGCTCGGGGATCAAGCTGAGGCCCCTGGAGCGCGAGATACTGAAGCGCTTCCTGAAGGTGAAGAACCAGACGCTGAAGACGTCGCAGCGGCAGCACAAGACGGACGAGCTGCAGAGGCGGCTGCAGAGGCGGCAGCAGGAAGCGTCGGCGCGGAGGACCGAGGCGGTCCGGCGGGAGGGGGAGGTCGAGCTGCAGAGGTTCGCGGTGCAGCTGCAGGTGCGGGACCTGAAAGGGCAGGGCGCGGGGCaggtgcagcagcagcagcagcagctgcagcagctgCTGCGGGAGGACAAGGCGCTGGCGAAGCAGCTGCTGACGCTGGAGCGCGGCAAGGAAGAGGCGGAGGAGGCCGAGAAAGAGCTGGCGTGCGGGTGCCGGGCGGTGGAACGCACGCGGCTGGAGCTGGAGGCGGAGCGACAGGCGCTGGACCTCCAGAAGAGGACCCTACAGCGAGCTCTGGGGACCGTGAGACGGACACACGAGGCCTCCTCGGCGACCGCGTGCGACCTGAAGGAGGCCCTGGAGGACCTGAGGGCTCATCTGGCCGAGAATCCCGTTCGGGCCAG GAAACTGCGGCAAGAGGTAGAGAAGGTCCTCGCAGTCGTCTACGCAGAGATTTCCAGGGAAAATGCACTGGAGAAGATCCTCCATCCACCTGGAGGAATGACCTCGACCTGA
- the LOC134538692 gene encoding rootletin-like isoform X1: MICYLMANSERYWVDNSLSVVRKGKGDEKGRADAPPEGDVPGPSGDAVRRDVTPVESHTTRSTESGTQTQELCSGIKLRPLEREILKRFLKVKNQTLKTSQRQHKTDELQRRLQRRQQEASARRTEAVRREGEVELQRFAVQLQVRDLKGQGAGQVQQQQQQLQQLLREDKALAKQLLTLERGKEEAEEAEKELACGCRAVERTRLELEAERQALDLQKRTLQRALGTVRRTHEASSATACDLKEALEDLRAHLAENPVRARKLRQEVEKVLAVVYAEISRENALEKILHPPGGMTST, encoded by the exons gatatGTTACCTGATGGCGAACAGCGAGAGGTACTGGGTGGACAACAGCCTCTCGGTAGTACGCAAGGGCAAGGGAGACGAGAAGGGCAGAGCAGACGCCCCGCCGGAGGGCGATGTGCCAGGGCCCAGCGGCGACGCCGTGCGTCGTGACGTCACACCCGTCGAGTCCCACACGACACGTTCGACCGAGTCGGGAACCCAGACCCAG GAGCTGTGCTCGGGGATCAAGCTGAGGCCCCTGGAGCGCGAGATACTGAAGCGCTTCCTGAAGGTGAAGAACCAGACGCTGAAGACGTCGCAGCGGCAGCACAAGACGGACGAGCTGCAGAGGCGGCTGCAGAGGCGGCAGCAGGAAGCGTCGGCGCGGAGGACCGAGGCGGTCCGGCGGGAGGGGGAGGTCGAGCTGCAGAGGTTCGCGGTGCAGCTGCAGGTGCGGGACCTGAAAGGGCAGGGCGCGGGGCaggtgcagcagcagcagcagcagctgcagcagctgCTGCGGGAGGACAAGGCGCTGGCGAAGCAGCTGCTGACGCTGGAGCGCGGCAAGGAAGAGGCGGAGGAGGCCGAGAAAGAGCTGGCGTGCGGGTGCCGGGCGGTGGAACGCACGCGGCTGGAGCTGGAGGCGGAGCGACAGGCGCTGGACCTCCAGAAGAGGACCCTACAGCGAGCTCTGGGGACCGTGAGACGGACACACGAGGCCTCCTCGGCGACCGCGTGCGACCTGAAGGAGGCCCTGGAGGACCTGAGGGCTCATCTGGCCGAGAATCCCGTTCGGGCCAG GAAACTGCGGCAAGAGGTAGAGAAGGTCCTCGCAGTCGTCTACGCAGAGATTTCCAGGGAAAATGCACTGGAGAAGATCCTCCATCCACCTGGAGGAATGACCTCGACCTGA